In Colius striatus isolate bColStr4 chromosome 17, bColStr4.1.hap1, whole genome shotgun sequence, the following proteins share a genomic window:
- the LIMK2 gene encoding LIM domain kinase 2 isoform X2, with protein sequence MGSYLSAPAYFAPKDPFRCSECQDPLTNWYYEKDGKLYCHKDYWGKFGESCHGCSLLMTGPVMVAGEYKYHPECFACMSCKVIIEDGDTYALVQHSTLYCGKCHNQIVLTPMVEKHSTESLREQLPYTLTLISMPAATDGKRGFSVSVEGGCSSYATGVQVKEVNRMHISPDVRNAIHPADRILEINGAPIRTLQVEEVEELIRKTSQTLQLLIEHDPVSQRLDRLRLDSRLPTHIKPPLSPRSLSPLDIKENLEGTLRRRSLRRSNSISKSPGPSSPKEPLLLSRDISRSESLRSSSSCSQQIFRPCDLIHGEVLGKGFFGQAIKVTHKATGKVMVMKELIRCDEETQKTFLTEVKVMRSLDHPNVLKFIGVLYKDKKLNLLTEYIEGGTLKDFLRNADPFPWQQKVSFAKGIASGMAYLHSMCIIHRDLNSHNCLIKLDKTVVVADFGLSRLIVEERKKPALEKASAKKRTLRKSDRKKRYTVVGNPYWMAPEMLNGQSYDETVDIFSFGIVLCEIIGQVYADPDCLPRTLDFGLNVKLFWEKFVPADCPPAFFPLAAICCRLEPESRPPFSKLEDSFEALSLYLGELAIPLPSELEEMDHNVSVQYGLSRDKLPEDTT encoded by the exons ATGGGAAGTTACTTGTCTGCCCCAGCTTACTTCGCTCCCAAGGATCCCTTTCG GTGCTCTGAATGTCAGGACCCTCTCACTAACTGGTACTATGAGAAAGATGGGAAGTTGTACTGTCACAAAGACTACTGGGGGAAGTTTGGGGAATCCTGCCatggctgctctctgctgatGACTGGACCTGTGATG GTGGCTGGCGAATACAAGTATCACCCTGAGTGCTTTGCTTGTATGAGCTGCAAAGTGATCATTGAAGATGGGGACACTTACGCACTGGTGCAACATTCCACTCTCTACTG TGGAAAATGCCATAACCAGATTGTGCTGACACCGATGGTAGAAAAGCACTCCACAGAGTCTCTGCGTGAGCAGCTGCCCTACACGCTGACCCTCATCTCCATGCCCGCAGCCACCGACGGCAAGAGGGGCTTCTCCGTGTCTGTCGAGGGTGGCTGCTCCAGCTATGCCACTGGTGTCCAGGTGAAAGA AGTTAACAGGATGCACATCAGCCCCGACGTCCGAAACGCCATCCACCCCGCAGACCGTATCCTGGAGATTAATGGAGCTCCCATTCGTACCTTACAGGTGGAGGAG GTGGAGGAACTGATTCGCAAGACGAGCCAGACGCTGCAGCTGCTGATCGAGCACGACCCCGTGTCGCAGCGCCTGGACCGGCTGCGCCTGGACTCCCGCCTGCCCACCCACATAAAGCCGCCCCTCTCCCCACGCTCTCTCTCCCCGCTGGACATCAAGGAGAACCTGGAAGGAACGCTCCGGCGCCGCTCCCTCAG GCGAAGTAACAGCATTTCCAAGTCTCCTGGCCCCAGTTCTCCAAAGGAGCCGCTCCTGCTGAGCCGTGACATCAGCCGTTCCGAATCCCTAcgctcctcttccagctgctcccagcaaaTCTTCCGGCCCTGTGACCTGATTCATGGCGAAGTACTAGGGAAAGGATTTTTTGGACAAGCAATCAAG GTGACTCACAAAGCAACAGGAAAGGTGATGGTGATGAAGGAGCTGATTCGCTGTGACGAGGAAACACAGAAGACTTTCTTGACAGAG gtgAAAGTGATGCGCAGCCTGGACCACCCCAATGTGCTGAAGTTCATTGGTGTCCTATACAAGGACAAAAAACTGAATCTCCTCACTGAGTACATCGAGGGAGGCACCCTGAAGGATTTCCTCCGCAATGCG GACCCGTTTCCCTGGCAGCAGAAGGTCAGCTTTGCCAAAGGAATTGCCTCTGGAATG GCTTACTTGCACTCCATGTGCATCATTCACAGAGACCTGAACTCACACAATTGCCTAATCAAGTTG GACAAGACGGTGGTGGTGGCTGACTTTGGGCTGTCTCGGCTGATTGTGGAGGAGCGGAAGAAGCCTGCGCTGGAGAAGGCGTCTGCCAAGAAACGGACCCTGCGCAAGAGCGACAGGAAGAAGCGCTACACAGTGGTGGGCAACCCGTACTGGATGGCCCCAGAGATGCTCAATG GACAGAGCTATGATGAGACAGTGGACATATTTTCATTTGGGATTGTTCTCTGTGAG ATCATAGGCCAGGTTTATGCCGACCCAGACTGTCTCCCACGCACACTGGACTTTGGCCTTAATGTCAAGCTGTTCTGGGAGAAGTTTGTTCCTGCTGACTGTCCTCCAGCCTTTTTCCCTCTGGCTGCTATTTGCTGCAGATTGGAACCAGAGAGCAG GCCCCCTTTTTCCAAGCTGGAAGATTCCTTTGAAGCTCTCTCTCTCTACCTGGGAGAACTTGCCATCCCCCTTCCATCTGAGCTGGAGGAGATGGACCACAACGTGAGTGTGCAGTATGGCCTGAGCCGGGACAAGCTCCCCGAGGACACAACCTAG
- the PIK3IP1 gene encoding phosphoinositide-3-kinase-interacting protein 1 isoform X4: MLRGGPRRAAALGAVLLGSLLLAAARGAEECLRGNGASYRGSRQVASGGAPCLNWLLVRSGPGAALPAVAEDHNSCRNPDGDAAPWCYVRGAAGDPERRPCDIAQCSEATAAPAPVPTTEVGASQDVDQVFEPADTLPSRSEAAAVQPVIGISQRVQMNSKEKKDLGTLGYVLGLIMMVIIIAIGAGIVVGYIYKRGRDLKEKHEQKVYEREMQRITLPLAAFTNPTCELVDENTIVVHTNQTPVEDRQEGSGPLMGQAGTPGA; encoded by the exons ATGCTGCGCGGGGGCCcgcggcgggcggcagcgcTGGGCGCCGTGCTGCTGGGCTCGCTGCTGCTGGCGGCTGCCCGCGGCGCCGAGG AGTGCCTCCGCGGCAACGGCGCGTCCTACCGCGGAAGCCGGCAAGTGGCCTCCGGCGGTGCCCCGTGCCTCAACTGGCTGCTGGTGCGGAGCGGCCCCGGCGCCGCGCTCCCGGCAG tcgCCGAGGACCACAACAGCTGCAGGAACCCGGACGGCGATGCCGCGCCCTGGTGCTACGTCCGAGGCGCCGCCGGGGACCCCGAGCGAAGACCCTGCGACATCGCCCAGTGCTCAG AGGCTacagctgctccagcaccagTCCCTACCACAGAAGTTGGTGCTTCTCAGGACGTCGACCAGGTGTTTGAACCAGCCGATACTTTGCCCTCCCGGAGTGAAGCAGCCGCTGTTCAGCCTGTTATTGGGATCAGCCAGAGAGTGCAGATGAACTCCAAAGAAAAGAAGGACTTAGGGACACTAG GGTATGTGCTGGGGCTAATCATGATGGTGATAATTATTGCCATCGGAGCTGGCATTGTCGTGGGATACATCTATAAGAG AGGGAGAGATCTGAAGGAAAAGCACGAGCAGAAAGTTTATGAGCGTGAGATGCAGCGCATCACGCTGCCGCTGGCGGCCTTCACCAACCCCACCTGCGAGCTTGTGGATGAGAACACCATCGTGGTCCACACCAACCAGACACCCGTGGAGGACAGGCAGGAGGGCAGTGGGCCACTGATGGGGCAGGCAGGCACGCCTGGGGCCTGA
- the LIMK2 gene encoding LIM domain kinase 2 isoform X1, with protein sequence MEALPGEEVWRCLGCGDSIAAGQRLYKTVNEAWHISCFRCSECQDPLTNWYYEKDGKLYCHKDYWGKFGESCHGCSLLMTGPVMVAGEYKYHPECFACMSCKVIIEDGDTYALVQHSTLYCGKCHNQIVLTPMVEKHSTESLREQLPYTLTLISMPAATDGKRGFSVSVEGGCSSYATGVQVKEVNRMHISPDVRNAIHPADRILEINGAPIRTLQVEEVEELIRKTSQTLQLLIEHDPVSQRLDRLRLDSRLPTHIKPPLSPRSLSPLDIKENLEGTLRRRSLRRSNSISKSPGPSSPKEPLLLSRDISRSESLRSSSSCSQQIFRPCDLIHGEVLGKGFFGQAIKVTHKATGKVMVMKELIRCDEETQKTFLTEVKVMRSLDHPNVLKFIGVLYKDKKLNLLTEYIEGGTLKDFLRNADPFPWQQKVSFAKGIASGMAYLHSMCIIHRDLNSHNCLIKLDKTVVVADFGLSRLIVEERKKPALEKASAKKRTLRKSDRKKRYTVVGNPYWMAPEMLNGQSYDETVDIFSFGIVLCEIIGQVYADPDCLPRTLDFGLNVKLFWEKFVPADCPPAFFPLAAICCRLEPESRPPFSKLEDSFEALSLYLGELAIPLPSELEEMDHNVSVQYGLSRDKLPEDTT encoded by the exons GTGCTCTGAATGTCAGGACCCTCTCACTAACTGGTACTATGAGAAAGATGGGAAGTTGTACTGTCACAAAGACTACTGGGGGAAGTTTGGGGAATCCTGCCatggctgctctctgctgatGACTGGACCTGTGATG GTGGCTGGCGAATACAAGTATCACCCTGAGTGCTTTGCTTGTATGAGCTGCAAAGTGATCATTGAAGATGGGGACACTTACGCACTGGTGCAACATTCCACTCTCTACTG TGGAAAATGCCATAACCAGATTGTGCTGACACCGATGGTAGAAAAGCACTCCACAGAGTCTCTGCGTGAGCAGCTGCCCTACACGCTGACCCTCATCTCCATGCCCGCAGCCACCGACGGCAAGAGGGGCTTCTCCGTGTCTGTCGAGGGTGGCTGCTCCAGCTATGCCACTGGTGTCCAGGTGAAAGA AGTTAACAGGATGCACATCAGCCCCGACGTCCGAAACGCCATCCACCCCGCAGACCGTATCCTGGAGATTAATGGAGCTCCCATTCGTACCTTACAGGTGGAGGAG GTGGAGGAACTGATTCGCAAGACGAGCCAGACGCTGCAGCTGCTGATCGAGCACGACCCCGTGTCGCAGCGCCTGGACCGGCTGCGCCTGGACTCCCGCCTGCCCACCCACATAAAGCCGCCCCTCTCCCCACGCTCTCTCTCCCCGCTGGACATCAAGGAGAACCTGGAAGGAACGCTCCGGCGCCGCTCCCTCAG GCGAAGTAACAGCATTTCCAAGTCTCCTGGCCCCAGTTCTCCAAAGGAGCCGCTCCTGCTGAGCCGTGACATCAGCCGTTCCGAATCCCTAcgctcctcttccagctgctcccagcaaaTCTTCCGGCCCTGTGACCTGATTCATGGCGAAGTACTAGGGAAAGGATTTTTTGGACAAGCAATCAAG GTGACTCACAAAGCAACAGGAAAGGTGATGGTGATGAAGGAGCTGATTCGCTGTGACGAGGAAACACAGAAGACTTTCTTGACAGAG gtgAAAGTGATGCGCAGCCTGGACCACCCCAATGTGCTGAAGTTCATTGGTGTCCTATACAAGGACAAAAAACTGAATCTCCTCACTGAGTACATCGAGGGAGGCACCCTGAAGGATTTCCTCCGCAATGCG GACCCGTTTCCCTGGCAGCAGAAGGTCAGCTTTGCCAAAGGAATTGCCTCTGGAATG GCTTACTTGCACTCCATGTGCATCATTCACAGAGACCTGAACTCACACAATTGCCTAATCAAGTTG GACAAGACGGTGGTGGTGGCTGACTTTGGGCTGTCTCGGCTGATTGTGGAGGAGCGGAAGAAGCCTGCGCTGGAGAAGGCGTCTGCCAAGAAACGGACCCTGCGCAAGAGCGACAGGAAGAAGCGCTACACAGTGGTGGGCAACCCGTACTGGATGGCCCCAGAGATGCTCAATG GACAGAGCTATGATGAGACAGTGGACATATTTTCATTTGGGATTGTTCTCTGTGAG ATCATAGGCCAGGTTTATGCCGACCCAGACTGTCTCCCACGCACACTGGACTTTGGCCTTAATGTCAAGCTGTTCTGGGAGAAGTTTGTTCCTGCTGACTGTCCTCCAGCCTTTTTCCCTCTGGCTGCTATTTGCTGCAGATTGGAACCAGAGAGCAG GCCCCCTTTTTCCAAGCTGGAAGATTCCTTTGAAGCTCTCTCTCTCTACCTGGGAGAACTTGCCATCCCCCTTCCATCTGAGCTGGAGGAGATGGACCACAACGTGAGTGTGCAGTATGGCCTGAGCCGGGACAAGCTCCCCGAGGACACAACCTAG
- the PIK3IP1 gene encoding phosphoinositide-3-kinase-interacting protein 1 isoform X1, with amino-acid sequence MLRGGPRRAAALGAVLLGSLLLAAARGAEECLRGNGASYRGSRQVASGGAPCLNWLLVRSGPGAALPAAVAEDHNSCRNPDGDAAPWCYVRGAAGDPERRPCDIAQCSAEATAAPAPVPTTEVGASQDVDQVFEPADTLPSRSEAAAVQPVIGISQRVQMNSKEKKDLGTLGYVLGLIMMVIIIAIGAGIVVGYIYKRGRDLKEKHEQKVYEREMQRITLPLAAFTNPTCELVDENTIVVHTNQTPVEDRQEGSGPLMGQAGTPGA; translated from the exons ATGCTGCGCGGGGGCCcgcggcgggcggcagcgcTGGGCGCCGTGCTGCTGGGCTCGCTGCTGCTGGCGGCTGCCCGCGGCGCCGAGG AGTGCCTCCGCGGCAACGGCGCGTCCTACCGCGGAAGCCGGCAAGTGGCCTCCGGCGGTGCCCCGTGCCTCAACTGGCTGCTGGTGCGGAGCGGCCCCGGCGCCGCGCTCCCGGCAG cagtcgCCGAGGACCACAACAGCTGCAGGAACCCGGACGGCGATGCCGCGCCCTGGTGCTACGTCCGAGGCGCCGCCGGGGACCCCGAGCGAAGACCCTGCGACATCGCCCAGTGCTCAG CAGAGGCTacagctgctccagcaccagTCCCTACCACAGAAGTTGGTGCTTCTCAGGACGTCGACCAGGTGTTTGAACCAGCCGATACTTTGCCCTCCCGGAGTGAAGCAGCCGCTGTTCAGCCTGTTATTGGGATCAGCCAGAGAGTGCAGATGAACTCCAAAGAAAAGAAGGACTTAGGGACACTAG GGTATGTGCTGGGGCTAATCATGATGGTGATAATTATTGCCATCGGAGCTGGCATTGTCGTGGGATACATCTATAAGAG AGGGAGAGATCTGAAGGAAAAGCACGAGCAGAAAGTTTATGAGCGTGAGATGCAGCGCATCACGCTGCCGCTGGCGGCCTTCACCAACCCCACCTGCGAGCTTGTGGATGAGAACACCATCGTGGTCCACACCAACCAGACACCCGTGGAGGACAGGCAGGAGGGCAGTGGGCCACTGATGGGGCAGGCAGGCACGCCTGGGGCCTGA
- the LIMK2 gene encoding LIM domain kinase 2 isoform X3, whose protein sequence is MSCKVIIEDGDTYALVQHSTLYCGKCHNQIVLTPMVEKHSTESLREQLPYTLTLISMPAATDGKRGFSVSVEGGCSSYATGVQVKEVNRMHISPDVRNAIHPADRILEINGAPIRTLQVEEVEELIRKTSQTLQLLIEHDPVSQRLDRLRLDSRLPTHIKPPLSPRSLSPLDIKENLEGTLRRRSLRRSNSISKSPGPSSPKEPLLLSRDISRSESLRSSSSCSQQIFRPCDLIHGEVLGKGFFGQAIKVTHKATGKVMVMKELIRCDEETQKTFLTEVKVMRSLDHPNVLKFIGVLYKDKKLNLLTEYIEGGTLKDFLRNADPFPWQQKVSFAKGIASGMAYLHSMCIIHRDLNSHNCLIKLDKTVVVADFGLSRLIVEERKKPALEKASAKKRTLRKSDRKKRYTVVGNPYWMAPEMLNGQSYDETVDIFSFGIVLCEIIGQVYADPDCLPRTLDFGLNVKLFWEKFVPADCPPAFFPLAAICCRLEPESRPPFSKLEDSFEALSLYLGELAIPLPSELEEMDHNVSVQYGLSRDKLPEDTT, encoded by the exons ATGAGCTGCAAAGTGATCATTGAAGATGGGGACACTTACGCACTGGTGCAACATTCCACTCTCTACTG TGGAAAATGCCATAACCAGATTGTGCTGACACCGATGGTAGAAAAGCACTCCACAGAGTCTCTGCGTGAGCAGCTGCCCTACACGCTGACCCTCATCTCCATGCCCGCAGCCACCGACGGCAAGAGGGGCTTCTCCGTGTCTGTCGAGGGTGGCTGCTCCAGCTATGCCACTGGTGTCCAGGTGAAAGA AGTTAACAGGATGCACATCAGCCCCGACGTCCGAAACGCCATCCACCCCGCAGACCGTATCCTGGAGATTAATGGAGCTCCCATTCGTACCTTACAGGTGGAGGAG GTGGAGGAACTGATTCGCAAGACGAGCCAGACGCTGCAGCTGCTGATCGAGCACGACCCCGTGTCGCAGCGCCTGGACCGGCTGCGCCTGGACTCCCGCCTGCCCACCCACATAAAGCCGCCCCTCTCCCCACGCTCTCTCTCCCCGCTGGACATCAAGGAGAACCTGGAAGGAACGCTCCGGCGCCGCTCCCTCAG GCGAAGTAACAGCATTTCCAAGTCTCCTGGCCCCAGTTCTCCAAAGGAGCCGCTCCTGCTGAGCCGTGACATCAGCCGTTCCGAATCCCTAcgctcctcttccagctgctcccagcaaaTCTTCCGGCCCTGTGACCTGATTCATGGCGAAGTACTAGGGAAAGGATTTTTTGGACAAGCAATCAAG GTGACTCACAAAGCAACAGGAAAGGTGATGGTGATGAAGGAGCTGATTCGCTGTGACGAGGAAACACAGAAGACTTTCTTGACAGAG gtgAAAGTGATGCGCAGCCTGGACCACCCCAATGTGCTGAAGTTCATTGGTGTCCTATACAAGGACAAAAAACTGAATCTCCTCACTGAGTACATCGAGGGAGGCACCCTGAAGGATTTCCTCCGCAATGCG GACCCGTTTCCCTGGCAGCAGAAGGTCAGCTTTGCCAAAGGAATTGCCTCTGGAATG GCTTACTTGCACTCCATGTGCATCATTCACAGAGACCTGAACTCACACAATTGCCTAATCAAGTTG GACAAGACGGTGGTGGTGGCTGACTTTGGGCTGTCTCGGCTGATTGTGGAGGAGCGGAAGAAGCCTGCGCTGGAGAAGGCGTCTGCCAAGAAACGGACCCTGCGCAAGAGCGACAGGAAGAAGCGCTACACAGTGGTGGGCAACCCGTACTGGATGGCCCCAGAGATGCTCAATG GACAGAGCTATGATGAGACAGTGGACATATTTTCATTTGGGATTGTTCTCTGTGAG ATCATAGGCCAGGTTTATGCCGACCCAGACTGTCTCCCACGCACACTGGACTTTGGCCTTAATGTCAAGCTGTTCTGGGAGAAGTTTGTTCCTGCTGACTGTCCTCCAGCCTTTTTCCCTCTGGCTGCTATTTGCTGCAGATTGGAACCAGAGAGCAG GCCCCCTTTTTCCAAGCTGGAAGATTCCTTTGAAGCTCTCTCTCTCTACCTGGGAGAACTTGCCATCCCCCTTCCATCTGAGCTGGAGGAGATGGACCACAACGTGAGTGTGCAGTATGGCCTGAGCCGGGACAAGCTCCCCGAGGACACAACCTAG
- the PIK3IP1 gene encoding phosphoinositide-3-kinase-interacting protein 1 isoform X2, whose protein sequence is MLRGGPRRAAALGAVLLGSLLLAAARGAEECLRGNGASYRGSRQVASGGAPCLNWLLVRSGPGAALPAAVAEDHNSCRNPDGDAAPWCYVRGAAGDPERRPCDIAQCSEATAAPAPVPTTEVGASQDVDQVFEPADTLPSRSEAAAVQPVIGISQRVQMNSKEKKDLGTLGYVLGLIMMVIIIAIGAGIVVGYIYKRGRDLKEKHEQKVYEREMQRITLPLAAFTNPTCELVDENTIVVHTNQTPVEDRQEGSGPLMGQAGTPGA, encoded by the exons ATGCTGCGCGGGGGCCcgcggcgggcggcagcgcTGGGCGCCGTGCTGCTGGGCTCGCTGCTGCTGGCGGCTGCCCGCGGCGCCGAGG AGTGCCTCCGCGGCAACGGCGCGTCCTACCGCGGAAGCCGGCAAGTGGCCTCCGGCGGTGCCCCGTGCCTCAACTGGCTGCTGGTGCGGAGCGGCCCCGGCGCCGCGCTCCCGGCAG cagtcgCCGAGGACCACAACAGCTGCAGGAACCCGGACGGCGATGCCGCGCCCTGGTGCTACGTCCGAGGCGCCGCCGGGGACCCCGAGCGAAGACCCTGCGACATCGCCCAGTGCTCAG AGGCTacagctgctccagcaccagTCCCTACCACAGAAGTTGGTGCTTCTCAGGACGTCGACCAGGTGTTTGAACCAGCCGATACTTTGCCCTCCCGGAGTGAAGCAGCCGCTGTTCAGCCTGTTATTGGGATCAGCCAGAGAGTGCAGATGAACTCCAAAGAAAAGAAGGACTTAGGGACACTAG GGTATGTGCTGGGGCTAATCATGATGGTGATAATTATTGCCATCGGAGCTGGCATTGTCGTGGGATACATCTATAAGAG AGGGAGAGATCTGAAGGAAAAGCACGAGCAGAAAGTTTATGAGCGTGAGATGCAGCGCATCACGCTGCCGCTGGCGGCCTTCACCAACCCCACCTGCGAGCTTGTGGATGAGAACACCATCGTGGTCCACACCAACCAGACACCCGTGGAGGACAGGCAGGAGGGCAGTGGGCCACTGATGGGGCAGGCAGGCACGCCTGGGGCCTGA
- the PIK3IP1 gene encoding phosphoinositide-3-kinase-interacting protein 1 isoform X3: MLRGGPRRAAALGAVLLGSLLLAAARGAEECLRGNGASYRGSRQVASGGAPCLNWLLVRSGPGAALPAVAEDHNSCRNPDGDAAPWCYVRGAAGDPERRPCDIAQCSAEATAAPAPVPTTEVGASQDVDQVFEPADTLPSRSEAAAVQPVIGISQRVQMNSKEKKDLGTLGYVLGLIMMVIIIAIGAGIVVGYIYKRGRDLKEKHEQKVYEREMQRITLPLAAFTNPTCELVDENTIVVHTNQTPVEDRQEGSGPLMGQAGTPGA, translated from the exons ATGCTGCGCGGGGGCCcgcggcgggcggcagcgcTGGGCGCCGTGCTGCTGGGCTCGCTGCTGCTGGCGGCTGCCCGCGGCGCCGAGG AGTGCCTCCGCGGCAACGGCGCGTCCTACCGCGGAAGCCGGCAAGTGGCCTCCGGCGGTGCCCCGTGCCTCAACTGGCTGCTGGTGCGGAGCGGCCCCGGCGCCGCGCTCCCGGCAG tcgCCGAGGACCACAACAGCTGCAGGAACCCGGACGGCGATGCCGCGCCCTGGTGCTACGTCCGAGGCGCCGCCGGGGACCCCGAGCGAAGACCCTGCGACATCGCCCAGTGCTCAG CAGAGGCTacagctgctccagcaccagTCCCTACCACAGAAGTTGGTGCTTCTCAGGACGTCGACCAGGTGTTTGAACCAGCCGATACTTTGCCCTCCCGGAGTGAAGCAGCCGCTGTTCAGCCTGTTATTGGGATCAGCCAGAGAGTGCAGATGAACTCCAAAGAAAAGAAGGACTTAGGGACACTAG GGTATGTGCTGGGGCTAATCATGATGGTGATAATTATTGCCATCGGAGCTGGCATTGTCGTGGGATACATCTATAAGAG AGGGAGAGATCTGAAGGAAAAGCACGAGCAGAAAGTTTATGAGCGTGAGATGCAGCGCATCACGCTGCCGCTGGCGGCCTTCACCAACCCCACCTGCGAGCTTGTGGATGAGAACACCATCGTGGTCCACACCAACCAGACACCCGTGGAGGACAGGCAGGAGGGCAGTGGGCCACTGATGGGGCAGGCAGGCACGCCTGGGGCCTGA